In one window of Vulpes vulpes isolate BD-2025 chromosome 1, VulVul3, whole genome shotgun sequence DNA:
- the SCML4 gene encoding sex comb on midleg-like protein 4 isoform X2, translating into MNRYSVDPSASAFSHRGSLPTSSSLYCKRQNSGDGHLGGGLVTTAGGPRSSPMSSGGLLAPGLRPPGSSPKRNGTSLEGNRCASNPSPAGQDARRPRSRNPSTWTVEDVVRFVKDADPQALGPHVELFRKHEIDGNALLLLKSDMIMKYLGLKLGPALKLCYHIDKLKQAKF; encoded by the exons ATGAACCGCTACAGTGTGGACCCATCCGCCTCCGCCTTTAGCCACAGGGGCTCCTTGCCCACCTCCTCCTCGCTGTACTGCAAGAGGCAGAACTCTGGAGATGGCCATCTTGGGGGAGGCCTGGTCACCACTGCCGGTGGTCCCCGCTCCAGCCCCATGTCCTCTGGAGGCCTCTTGGCACCTGGGCTGAGGCCCCCAGGCTCCAGCCCCAAGAGAAACGGGACCTCTCTTGAAGGAAACAGATGTG CCTCGAACCCTTCCCCGGCCGGGCAGGACGCCCGGCGGCCGAGGAGCAGGAACCCTTCCACCTGGACTGTGGAGGATGTGGTCCGGTTCGTGAAAGACGCTGACCCGCAGGCCCTGGGCCCTCACGTGGAGCTCTTCAGAAAGCAC GAGATCGATGGCAATGCTCTCTTGTTGCTGAAGAGTGATATGATCATGAAGTACTTGGGTCTGAAACTGGGACCCGCGCTGAAACTCTGTTACCATATTGATAAACTGAAGCAAGCCAAATTCTGA